The nucleotide sequence GAGGACACCAAGGCGAAAATAATCAGTGGGAACTCTGTGCACACAACCACTACCACTACAACGACCACCACCACTGCCTCGATGTCACTTCCCCCGAAATGCCGAaacattgatgatgatgatgatgatgaaggattTCTCCTTCCAGAATTCAATGAAATGGTTATGGAAGAATTTGGCAGAGACATAGGCAATATCGCAAGCTCACCTGCAGCGAGAGTAAGGGAAGATGCATCTAATGAGCATGAAATTTTCAAGCTCAGAGATTTGGTTAGATCTCTGCAAGAAAGGGAAAAGACCCTGGAGATACAACTTTTGGAGTTGTATGGTTTGCAGGAGCAAGGTGCTGCAGTTAGGGAGCTTGAGAACCAACTGAAGATAAGCAATGTCGAGTCACAGCTATACTCCTTGAAGATCGAATCCTTGCAATCTGAAAATCAGAGGTTACAAACACAGTTGTCTGAAAGCTCAAAGTTAACTTCGCAGCTTGAGATGACAAAATCAAAATGCAAGCTGTTGAAAAAGAAGTTGAGACTGGATGCGGAACAAGCAAAGGAGAAAATCACTTCCCTTCAGAACATAGTTGATTCTTTTCAGTGCAAGGAGATTATTGAGGGAGAAGTTGATGGTGAGGCTGAGAAGAAATTAAAGAGGCTAGAGGAATTGGAAAATGAGGCAAGAGAGCTTAGAGCTGCAAATTCAAGGCTGCAGCAGGAGAATTCACACCTTAGTAGGCGATTGGAGCTCACACGCCTACCGCCTGTACCCAAGTCCCACAATAGCATGGAGGTAAATCTTGACTGTTCTTGGGCTGCACTGTAACTAACACTTGATGTGAAAAAATGAATCGTCAAATGGAGGAGGTATTCCTAAATAGAAAATGATATTCTTGATGCTTGTTCTGCCAAACAGAAACTGCATAATTTTTTTTCCACAGATCTATTGCTTCGGTGTGTTATTGATCATTTGTTGCTCTGTCACGAATTAAGCAAGTAAAAATAATTGCAGGTAAAAACATCAGAACAAGTTGATGGGTTGAAGCAAGAAAACGAGAAGTTGTCAAAAGAGGTTGAACAACTGCGGACTGACAGGTTTGCAGATGTTGAGGAGCTGGTATATCTTAAATGGATCAATGCTTGCCTGCGGCATGAGCTGAAGAACAAGGGGACTCCTGGTCCTGGGGCACAAACTACAGCACAGGATCTAAGCAACACCCTAAGCCCCAAATCTGAACAGACAGCCAAGCAATTGATAATGGAGTATGCCAATGTTGGTGCGGACGAGAGAAGTTTAAGCTCCATAGAATTTGGCTCAGAGTACGCTTCTTCAAGGGCATCATCAAGTGGCGAACCCGATGACACATCGACCGACATGTCATCAATCACAACGCCCAGAAAcccgaagaagaaagagaagaagaagttTTTCTCTAAGCTACGGAAATTGGTACTGGGAAAAGATAAGGAAAAGAACAATTTCCCTACTTTGGAGAGGAGAGTGTCTATTTCGAGCTGTTCCTTTGATGACTTCACTGGAAGAGAGTCGCATGATAGCTATTCTTCCTTCTTGACAGAAGGAGCCAATCAGCAACATGACGATCGCAGCTGCGGTACGCCTTCTTTTGGCAGCCAAAGATATAGCACAGCTGAAGCAGGAGATGGAAGATACCAGCGTCATGGGGTAAAACAGAATGCATCTTTCGGATCCGGAAGATTCAGTGAACATGGTTCTCAGTTTGATAGCGGTGAGGCCACAATACCAGAAGACGTCGAGATCCACAAATTCGCCGAGGCACTGATTACATCAAGGACAGGTTCTATGTCATCCAGAAGGACCTTATCCTTCAGCTAACTGATAAAACCAGTAGCTAGGAGTCATGTGATGCTGACCATCTGGATGTATATTTTTGCCAGATCCTGATGGTGAAGTGATAGGAGATGTTACTGGAATGAAGTATCCAACACTTCATTATGTGAAATGTACAATCATGTATAATAGTATAGTGCAATAACCTTTAATCTCAATCTTTGCCATTCATTTGGCTTGTTTGTGCTTCTTCACTGTCGGTTTTTTTTGTCGTTATTTGCAAAGTATTTTTGATAAAAGGgcatttttattaattcaaaataAATGTAGCATCAAGTGGATAGAAACCATGATGAGCAACAGCCGGCATCTGCATAATTAAGATGCACACCAACACTCTGACAAAAGATAATAAAAAACGACATATGTAGAGTCATATAGGACTGACGctatgcctatgtcgaaggagGTGGCGGGCTGATCATGGACCACGCATGAAGCGAAGTGCGTACATCGAAAAATAACCTGCAGAGGAGAAGAGTTTTTGCCATTAAAATTCAAATCATTTTTatatagccaaagcgaccataatAAAGCATACACTCTCACCCTTATTGGCGTTCTGAATCTATTTGGAATACCATCCAAATAATGACAAAAATACTGACAACACTTGTGAGCGGATAAAAATTAAACAATATTAGCATGAATAGAACGCGCAAATTTGCACcggaaaaagaggtgtttgattgtctcattATGAGTACAAAATCTACACTTCTTACCTCTTTGCCAATTTCGACGGTGAAGTTGTCTTTGGTTAGCGCAACTCCTATCAGAAGATATCAAATGAAGATTTTACCTTCTAGTGGAATATTTGGCTCAGATTTTGTTGTTATTATCCAATGGGACCTTAGAATGCGTGAGTGCATCGTTATTTTGCAAACTACTTTTGTTTTCCATGAAAAATCGCAGGTAACCGACAAACATATAGATTAATTGTTGTTATGTTGTTCTTGATTGATAATGGTAAACTGCTCCAAGTGCATCATAAATAAACTTTGTTAGTCTCAATAAAGTTAGAGCATTTCTAACTGATCCCCTATATCTTCTTAGCGGAGTAAATTTGGCTTTTTACTTCACTAAGTTTGATATAGCCGATCCCCTATACGGCTTAGTGGAGTAAAATTTTTACTCCTTCCCTAAAAATCTAAGTATATTTACTCCATCGCTCCTCAGCCGAGTAAAATCGGCGCGTCTTCTCCCCGCCTCCTCTTCTCCCCAAGCACCCCCCCGCCCTCCCCGACCCGACATGGTGGCCGCCGGTCCCTGCCGCCGCTACATGCGCGGGTCATCCTTCGCGGGCTCTTCACCCAGCCGTCGTCGCCGGTCGCCCGATCCGTGCCGCCGCGTCCCTTTGCCATtttgaggacttccccgtcctccttCCTCCACGGCCGCCGACGAGGACCTACCTCACGGTCCGGCAGTGGCATTGCGGGACGTGGGTGGCCAAAATCAtggatcgggagacccacaccaagCGGTGGCTCGGGACCtcccacacggccgagctcgcggccatggagtatgacCGATGGCAGGTCCGCTTCCACGGTGTGGTGGCTTGGCTCAATTTCCCTTCGAGCACACGTTCGGTCCACCTCGTCCCTCCGGAGCcgggggtggtgagctcggctaggGCATAGgaggactgatgtctactacacaaccttcttcttgtagacgttgttgggcctccaagtgcagagctttgtaggacagtagcaaatttctcctaagtggatgacctaaggtttatcaatccgtggaaggcgtaggatgaagatggtctctctcaaacaaccctgcaaccaaataacaaagagtctcttatgtctccaacacacctaatacaatgataaattgtataggtgcactagttcggcgaagagatggtgatacaagtgcaatatgaatgatagatataggtttctgtaatccgaaaatataaaaatagcaaggtaactaatgataaaagtgagcgtaaacggtattgcaatgctaggaaacaaggcctagggttcatactttcactagtgcaagttatctcaacaataataacataattggatcatataactatccctcaatatgcaacaaagagtcactccaaagtcactaatagtggagaacaaacaaagagattatggtaggagacgaaaccacctcaaagttatcctttctgctcgatctattcaagagtccgtagtagaataacacaaagctattctttccgttcgatctatcatagagttcgtactagaataacaccttaagaaacaaatcaaccaaaaccctaatgtcacctagatactccattgtcacctcaagtatccgtgggcatgattatacgatatgcatcacacaatctcagattcatctattcaaaccaacacaaagtacttcaaagagtgccccaaagtttctaccggaaattGAAGacgagaacatgtgccaacccctatgcatagattcattgaacccgcaagttgatcaccaaaacatacatcaagtagatcacatgatatcccattgtcaccacagatatgcacatgcaagacatacatcatgtgttctcaaatccttaaagactcaatccgataaaacaactttaaagggaaaactcaatccattacaagagagtagagggggagaaacatcataagatccaactataatagcaaagctcgcaatacatcaagatagtatcatctcaagaacacgaaagagagagatcaaacacatagctactggtacatactgaaagtgcaactatccc is from Triticum aestivum cultivar Chinese Spring chromosome 1B, IWGSC CS RefSeq v2.1, whole genome shotgun sequence and encodes:
- the LOC123115267 gene encoding protein CHUP1, chloroplastic, with the translated sequence MPKAGDCSGGGGGGRRDLPLLFLRVGAAITLSIAGLFFSRLRWQRRPRPRHLLLPPPSEPDDARGMKGGGGGLKDELRILKNEDTKAKIISGNSVHTTTTTTTTTTTASMSLPPKCRNIDDDDDDEGFLLPEFNEMVMEEFGRDIGNIASSPAARVREDASNEHEIFKLRDLVRSLQEREKTLEIQLLELYGLQEQGAAVRELENQLKISNVESQLYSLKIESLQSENQRLQTQLSESSKLTSQLEMTKSKCKLLKKKLRLDAEQAKEKITSLQNIVDSFQCKEIIEGEVDGEAEKKLKRLEELENEARELRAANSRLQQENSHLSRRLELTRLPPVPKSHNSMEVKTSEQVDGLKQENEKLSKEVEQLRTDRFADVEELVYLKWINACLRHELKNKGTPGPGAQTTAQDLSNTLSPKSEQTAKQLIMEYANVGADERSLSSIEFGSEYASSRASSSGEPDDTSTDMSSITTPRNPKKKEKKKFFSKLRKLVLGKDKEKNNFPTLERRVSISSCSFDDFTGRESHDSYSSFLTEGANQQHDDRSCGTPSFGSQRYSTAEAGDGRYQRHGVKQNASFGSGRFSEHGSQFDSGEATIPEDVEIHKFAEALITSRTGSMSSRRTLSFS